The following coding sequences are from one Hippopotamus amphibius kiboko isolate mHipAmp2 chromosome 9, mHipAmp2.hap2, whole genome shotgun sequence window:
- the CRYAB gene encoding alpha-crystallin B chain, which yields MDIAIHHPWIRRPFFPFHSPSRLFDQFFGEHLLESDLFPASTSLSPFYLRLPSFLRAPSWIDTGLSEMRLEKDKFSVNLDVKHFSPEELKVKVLGDVIEVHGKHEERQDEHGFISREFHRKYRIPADVDPLAITSSLSSDGVLTVNGPRKQVSGPERTIPITREEKPAVTAAPKK from the exons ATGGACATCGCCATCCACCACCCCTGGATCCGCcgccccttctttcctttccactcTCCCAGCCGCCTCTTTGACCAGTTCTTTGGAGAGCACCTGTTGGAGTCTGATCTCTTCCCAGCTTCTACTTCCCTGAGCCCCTTCTACCTTCGGCTGCCCTCATTTCTGCGGGCACCCAGCTGGATTGACACTGGGCTCTCAGAG ATGCGTCTGGAGAAGGACAAATTCTCCGTCAACCTGGATGTGAAGCACTTCTCTCCAGAGGAACTCAAGGTCAAGGTGCTGGGAGATGTGATTGAGGTGCACGGCAAACATGAAGAGCGCCAG GATGAACATGGTTTCATCTCCAGGGAGTTCCACAGGAAATACCGGATCCCAGCTGATGTGGACCCTCTTGCCATTACTTCATCCCTGTCATCTGATGGGGTCCTCACTGTGAATGGACCAAGGAAACAGGTCTCCGGCCCTGAGCGCACCATTCCCATCACCCGTGAAGAGAAGCCTGCTGTCACTGCAGCCCCCAAGAAGTAG
- the CFAP68 gene encoding cilia- and flagella-associated protein 68 isoform X2, giving the protein MTATHCHCCSECLQRQFLTCFLTNPHCGSLINADGHAEVWTDWNDMSKFFQYGWRCTTNEDAYSNRTLMGNWNQERYDLKNIMQPKPLPSQFGHYFETTYDTSYNNKMPLSTHRFKREPHWFPGHQPELVPPPYKCTEKSTYMSSYSKPQIERHPLCVWNPSNCQFQSP; this is encoded by the exons ATGACTGCAACCCATTGCCACTGTTGTTCGGAATGTCTCCAG AGACAGTTCCTCACCTGTTTCCTTACAAACCCACACTGTGGCAGCCTCATTAATGCAGATGGCCATGCTGAAGTGTGGACAGATTGGAATGATATGTCCAAGTTTTTCCAGTATGGATGGAGATGCACCACTAATGAAGATGCCTATTCTAACCGTACCCTGATGGGAAACTGGAACCAGGAAAGATATGACCTAAAGAATATCATGCAGCCCAAACCCTTGCCTTCCCAG tttggacACTACTTTGAAACAACATATGATACAAGCTACAACAACAAAATGCCACTTTCAACCCATA gGTTTAAGCGAGAGCCTCACTGGTTCCCAGGACATCAACCTGAGCTGGTTCCTCCTCCATACAAATGCACGGAAAAGTCGACTTACATGAGTAGCTATTCAAAGCCTCAAATTGAGCGTCACCCTCTGTGTGTGTGGAATCCTAGTAACTGCCAATTTCAGAGTCCATGA
- the CFAP68 gene encoding cilia- and flagella-associated protein 68 isoform X1 — translation MEHQSKLFCHSTIKSSNNTSCSTSNYSSSGKRQFLTCFLTNPHCGSLINADGHAEVWTDWNDMSKFFQYGWRCTTNEDAYSNRTLMGNWNQERYDLKNIMQPKPLPSQFGHYFETTYDTSYNNKMPLSTHRFKREPHWFPGHQPELVPPPYKCTEKSTYMSSYSKPQIERHPLCVWNPSNCQFQSP, via the exons ATGGAACATCAGAGTAAGCTTTTCTGTCACTCTACTATAAAATCTTCAAACAACACAAGCTGCTCAACTTCAAATTATTCATCTTCAGGGAAG AGACAGTTCCTCACCTGTTTCCTTACAAACCCACACTGTGGCAGCCTCATTAATGCAGATGGCCATGCTGAAGTGTGGACAGATTGGAATGATATGTCCAAGTTTTTCCAGTATGGATGGAGATGCACCACTAATGAAGATGCCTATTCTAACCGTACCCTGATGGGAAACTGGAACCAGGAAAGATATGACCTAAAGAATATCATGCAGCCCAAACCCTTGCCTTCCCAG tttggacACTACTTTGAAACAACATATGATACAAGCTACAACAACAAAATGCCACTTTCAACCCATA gGTTTAAGCGAGAGCCTCACTGGTTCCCAGGACATCAACCTGAGCTGGTTCCTCCTCCATACAAATGCACGGAAAAGTCGACTTACATGAGTAGCTATTCAAAGCCTCAAATTGAGCGTCACCCTCTGTGTGTGTGGAATCCTAGTAACTGCCAATTTCAGAGTCCATGA
- the CFAP68 gene encoding cilia- and flagella-associated protein 68 isoform X3: protein MTATHCHCCSECLQRQFLTCFLTNPHCGSLINADGHAEVWTDWNDMSKFFQYGWRCTTNEDAYSNRTLMGNWNQERYDLKNIMQPKPLPSQGLSESLTGSQDINLSWFLLHTNARKSRLT from the exons ATGACTGCAACCCATTGCCACTGTTGTTCGGAATGTCTCCAG AGACAGTTCCTCACCTGTTTCCTTACAAACCCACACTGTGGCAGCCTCATTAATGCAGATGGCCATGCTGAAGTGTGGACAGATTGGAATGATATGTCCAAGTTTTTCCAGTATGGATGGAGATGCACCACTAATGAAGATGCCTATTCTAACCGTACCCTGATGGGAAACTGGAACCAGGAAAGATATGACCTAAAGAATATCATGCAGCCCAAACCCTTGCCTTCCCAG gGTTTAAGCGAGAGCCTCACTGGTTCCCAGGACATCAACCTGAGCTGGTTCCTCCTCCATACAAATGCACGGAAAAGTCGACTTACATGA
- the FDXACB1 gene encoding ferredoxin-fold anticodon-binding domain-containing protein 1 gives MAPRRLLLVGEGNFSFAAALSETLDPNTSLTATCLQRPADLARDPAAQENLQRLRERDIEVRFGVDCTQLADAFELQDREFDRIYFNFPHCGRKAGVAKNRELLAKFFQSCADVLAEEGEVHVALCRGQGGTPADKPMREWHNSWQVVAMAALGGFILSDVHPFSCEEVPGYKCTGYRSQDKSFHVEGALNHIFTWSLPFEGLQPRISRIKLGDQWFSFLEPEVLVGKLNRGFLEASSCHPIKTINEKLIAELGKAFPLKRLKCSSSLLPQGDSSVLTSCNCDILSSAFWINLCEDNSNFESLTGGTTQDMEDFLVSFSELSLPKTPRRDSKKEVHEGMYSQAKVCLRPSLLVHVQAVIQAPDFLPGSLHILSGPVFQKCCISPFTMPAFHETLFILGFNKNLKDGCLQSLLGHLKGILDSLLTHTLLEGSKLSSSAEFVFQPAGGDYMITVKSQNFGPGCVKDLIIGSVTTSATSIIHKDQCFVCVSMNLDLLAMLVWGISDWRMLWTFDNRFLKNFASAKTEPFKSYSLYPPYYVHDISFWLDEKKPFDEVEFHTVARAVSQDTVISIQFLSRFQHPKTEQVSLCYRLTYQTCDKALTQQQVAKMQSQLRKEIQQQLHVTPR, from the exons ATGGCCCCTCGGCGCCTCCTGTTGGTTGGGGAGGGGAATTTCTCCTTCGCCGCCGCTCTGAGCGAGACCCTGGACCCCAACACTAGTCTGACCGCCACCTGCCTCCAGCGCCCGGCCGACTTGGCCCGGGATCCGGCGGCCCAGGAGAACCTGCAGCGCCTGCGCGAACGAG ATATCGAGGTACGCTTTGGTGTGGACTGCACCCAGCTGGCAGATGCCTTTGAACTGCAAGACAGAGAGTTTGAtcgaatttattttaactttccgCACTGTGGAcgcaaagctggagtagctaagAACAGAGAACTGCTTGCCAAGTTTTTCCAGAG CTGTGCAGATGTTCTCGCAGAGGAAGGAGAAGTCCATGTGGCATTGTGTAGAGGACAAGGTGGGACTCCTGCTGATAAGCCCATGAGAGAATGGCACAACAGTTGGCAAGTGGTTGCTATGGCAGCTCTGGGGGGATTCATTTTAAGTGATGTGCATCCCTTCAGCTGTGAGGAAGTGCCAGGGTACAAGTGCACTGGATATAG GAGTCAAGATAAGTCCTTTCATGTAGAAGGTGCTTTGAACCACATCTTTACTTGGAGCTTACCCTTTGAAGGTTTGCAACCAAGAATTTCCAGGATCAAACTGGGTGAccagtggttttcttttttagaaccaGAAGTACTTGTAGGCAAGCTGAACAG GGGTTTCCTAGAAGCATCTTCATGTCATCCTATCAAAACCATAAATGAGAAACTCATTGCTGAATTGGgaaaagctttccctctaaaaaGGCTGAAGTGTTCTTCCTCTTTGCTGCCGCAGGGGGACAGCAGTGTTCTCACTTCTTGCAACTGTGACATCCTATCATCTGCCTTTTGGATTAATCTCTGTGAAGATAACTCAAATTTTGAGTCCCTGACTGGTGGGACAACACAAGACATGGAGGACTTTCTAGTGTCCTTTTCAGAACTCAGCCTTCCCAAGACCCCTAGAAGAGACAGTAAGAAAGAAGTTCATGAAGGAATGTATAGCCAGGCCAAGGTCTGCCTTAGACCTTCTCTTCTAGTTCATGTTCAGGCTGTAATCCAAGCACCAGACTTCCTCCCAGGTTCTCTGCACATCCTCAGTGGTCCTGTCTTTCAGAAGTGCTGCATCTCACCTTTCACAATGCCAGCATTTCACGAGACTTTGTTTATCCTTGGATTTAATAAAAATCTGAAGGATGGCTGTCTTCAGTCACTACTGGGTCATCTGAAGGGCATTCTAGATAGCCTTCTGACCCACACATTGCTTGAGGGCTCTAAGCTAAGCAGTTCAGCGGAATTTGTCTTTCAACCAGCTGGGGGAGATTATATGATTACTGTGAAGTCTCAAAATTTTGGCCCAGGTTGTGTTAAGGATTTGATTATTGGGTCTGTTACCACATCTGCTACAAGCATTATACACAAAGAccagtgttttgtgtgtgtgtctatgaacTTGGACCTGTTAGCCATGCTTGTCTGGGGTATCTCTGATTGGAGGATGTTGTGGACCTTTGATAACCGTTTCCTGAAGAATTTTGCCTCTGCGAAAACAGAACCTTTTAAAAGCTATTCCCTATACCCTCCATACTATGTGCATGATATTAGTTTTTGGTTAGATGAAAAGAAACCATTTGATGAAGTAGAGTTTCACACTGTGGCCCGAGCAGTGTCCCAGGACACTGTCATATCCATACAATTCCTTAGTCGTTTTCAGCATCCAAAGACTGAACAGGTCAGCCTCTGCTATAGATTGACCTACCAGACCTGTGACAAGGCCCTCACCCAGCAGCAGGTAGCAAAAATGCAGTCCCAGCTTAGGAAGGAGATTCAGCAACAACTACATGTGACACCTCGGTAG